AGCCCCCAACTTGTGTGCTGATATATCTAATATAAAAGTATGCAATGCATGATtcagattaaattcaatataatCCCATGGTGTCAGCTTGATACTGCTCCCATGCATAATGCATTACGCATCTCACCACTAGGCCAACCTGACACGACGCACAAGACAAAACCTTCGCCTCACAGGCTCGTCAGTCCCCCATGTGGTGGTCTGGCCGCAGCTGGCGCAGCAGCTGCTATGAACTTGCTCGATCACTctgtcactcactcactcacccgTTATTACATGGTTACAACTTGGTCATCAGCTAGCTAATCACgagtacttaattaacaacTTTTATTTAACGGATGTTTCACCATGGTCTTTACTGTAGTAGTTACTAATCTATGTATATTACCAGCAACTATTAATATGAGAAAAAAGCTCTCTTATGTAGTAACTATAAATCAATGGTTAAGATTTCTTTCAGTCCTCAAGTGTCTCAAGTGTCCGTTGGAGGATATTTTTCAAACTGAAAACAttgatttatttgaatttctaaaCAACTTCTATTTATATACTTTTTGTAAAACACACCGAAAAGCGTGCTGATGAGAAATAAGAAAGTTAAAAGAAATTTTATCCCTAATACACagaatcaccaaaaaaaaaagtactctaTTTAATTCCCAAATCACACACTCTTCGtctaagagcatgtacaatatcAGATTATAAGCtgactataaacatattttaaaaatataaaagaggagagataagagcagcgggctatagatttatagccagctacagcacggactataagatgcatgtgtgtataATAGGTGGGACCATACATTAATTATGCAGTACATGTTTAttgataactattgtatgaattaactattaaattgactataattGATTTGGAGCCCACCAttggctgtactattaaacttgctctagtTAGCTTCACAGTTCACTGTAGCGTCTAGAAGAGGAACAGGTGGATTATTAATTAGCAAATGATAATCAGAAAACGGAAGCCAAGCAGAGCAGAGCCCCTATAAATACTCGCGAGCTCCTCTGCTCGGAGCACACACAACCACCACTCACCACCaacatggcgacggcgacggcggcggcgatggtggtggcaaTGTCGGTGCTGctgctgggcggcggcgaggcggcggcgccgcggaagCCGGTGGACGTGGCGTTCGAGAAGAACTACGTGCCGACGTGGGCGGAGGACCACATCCACTACGTGGACGGCGGGCGCGAGGTGCAGCTCTACCTCGACAAGTCCACCGGCACCGGCTTCCAGACCCGGGGCTCCTACCTCTTCGGCCACTTCAGCATGCACAtcaagctcgtcgccggcgactccGCCGGCACCGTCACCGCCTTCTACGtacgccgccgccattgctccctcatcctcttcctcttctgcttcttgaTCGGAGATCGATGATGTGTGGTTTTTTTGCATTGGGGAATTTGCAGCTGTCGTCGCAGAACTCGGAGCACGACGAGATCGACTTCGAGTTCCTGGGGAACAGGACGGGGGAGCCGTACATCCTGCAGACGAACGTCTTCTCCGGCGGGAAGGGGGACCGGGAGCAGAGGATCTACCTCTGGTTCGACCCCACCAAGGACTACCACTCCTACTCCGTCCTCTGGAACCTCTACATGATCGCGTACGCTAATTACACCTCATTAACACCCCCACTTATTTACTTGCATTgtactccctcattttccgaagaaaataaaaataaggaagCACAATCTACAACTATCAACTCTGGTAAACTTTGAGATTCTttgtattaaaatattttataatatctttATAACGTCGTTAATTTTTTATCTAACGTTTTACCAtccgtcttataaaaaaattatgtaattatcatttattttattgtgattttaagtatgacataaatattttcatatttgcataaaaaatttgaataaaatgaatagtcaaacgccataaaaagttattatatattaaaatacaaagagtatattttaagacaaatagAGTTGTAGAATTATGCTGTGTTTAGATTAGcccaaagtttaaaatttgattgaaattggagacGATGTGTTGTGTGTTGtatgaaagatttgatgtgatggaaagttggaagtttgaaaaaaaaaactttgaaactagtATCTGAGTATATTATAGCCCGGGAGAGTATTACATTAGCAGaatgattttctcttttttttcctcaaaatgTAGCCAGGTAGGATGGGTCTAATCCTGCCTTAGACTGGGATGAAAGTAGTAAGAGTAATTAGTGCGGTGTCAGTAGTACTAAGATGCTTTGAATCCACCGTAAAGATGAGCAAAGCAAAAGGTACCTGCACGGTGAGACGAGAGATTGGCGCGCATGTGCAATTGATTTTGGCGCGCGTGTACATGTCGTCCCTGACCAGCAGAGTTCAGAAAGAACATGAAAAGCAGGGATGGGTCGGTCggcggtggggcccacacgcTGACACGCGCCGATGCTACAGCGTTGCACAGTGCGAACAAGAAGCGGATAGCCGCTGTGCGCTAACAGTTTATTGAAAGCAAACCTCAATAAATTAaaagctagtagtagtagtattaacTGAaattactactcctactactacttgATGAAAATACTATGTATTTCCTGTGTTCCAGTAAAATCCTATGATAGCCCTATTATATTTCTAAATTTCAGATTTTCCAGTGCAagtttttatttctatataattttttttcttgtaatacATTTCTGCAACATTTCCTTAATTTTTTATAGTAGTTAACTCATTTATTTATACACATAAGTTTTGTTATAGAAAATTATAGATTACCCATTTATGAACCAATTTTAGCTGTCTCAGTCGGGTCTAGAATCTACATAAAAATCCAGTAAAATTCATACGTTCtaaatgtgtatatatacatgtgcaGGTTAATTATTTCCCATCAATTTATACACACAAAATGTTATGAAAAAATGTACAGCTATCTCAAACAGATCTAAAATCTAcctcatccgtttcatattataagttgtttaaaagtcaaact
The nucleotide sequence above comes from Oryza glaberrima chromosome 11, OglaRS2, whole genome shotgun sequence. Encoded proteins:
- the LOC127754942 gene encoding probable xyloglucan endotransglucosylase/hydrolase → MATATAAAMVVAMSVLLLGGGEAAAPRKPVDVAFEKNYVPTWAEDHIHYVDGGREVQLYLDKSTGTGFQTRGSYLFGHFSMHIKLVAGDSAGTVTAFYLSSQNSEHDEIDFEFLGNRTGEPYILQTNVFSGGKGDREQRIYLWFDPTKDYHSYSVLWNLYMIAFFVDDTPIRVFKNSKDLGVRYPFNQPMKLYSSLWNADDWATRGGREKTDWSRAPFVASYRGFHVDGCEASAEARYCATQGARWWDQPEFRDLDADQYRRLAWVRKTHTIYNYCDDRERYPAMSPECHRDRDA